CGCCGTACCGCGCGCGACTTCACCGCCGACGGTGCCTACGTTTACGCCAGCTGGGTGGTCACCGGTGAGAGCCGTCCGTACAAAAGTGGCGCTTTCAACAACGTCAAGCCCAAGCGCGACTGGGGCGCGGTGGAACTGGGCCTGCGCTACTCCACGCTCGACCTCAACGACGGCCTCGTCGAAGGCGGCAAGCAGCACGACTGGACCCTGGGCGTGAACTACTACCTGGGACAACACATCAAGTTGCAGGCCAATTACATCCGCGCCTTCAGCGACCGGCGCGGCCTGGCCCTGGATCCGACCATCACCGAACTGCGCGCCCAGGTCAGCTTCTGAGGATGCCCGCGGCGCGATCCAGCGGTCGCGCCGCTACTGCCCGGGTTTTCACCCTGCTCGATCACTTCTCACTACACCTGCCGCAGCGAAGCTCCCACCGCTGCACAACCGGTTGTCGCACTCGCCGCACTCATCGCCGGGCTCCTGCCACCGGTGAGCGGCCTTCGCTTTTCTTTAACAAATTCCCCCGCTGAAAGATTCTTCCGCATCGTCCGGTCTGGTGACGCGTCGAACGCATTGCATTGCAACATCGCATCCGCTTGTTACTGCCATGCGTAAGGCTTACCGTTCACGCGCCGAAGCGTGCGGAGGGGGAAGTATCCGGCGAAACACGGCCGTCTCTCCTTGCGTAACGGAGCGTTCCTGCTGCTGTCGCAGCTGTAACCCTTGCGGGCCCGGGCCCGCCAACTCCATGGAGAAACTTGCAATGTCCACCAAGATCGTGAAACCCCTGACGCTCGCCCTTGGTACTGCTTTCATCGGCACGATGTCGCTGACCCAGCTGGCTCAGGCCGACACGGCGTTCCAGCTGCACCAGCTTTCGGCGGGCTACATGGCTACCGCCGCCGAGGGCAAGTGCGGCGAAGGCAAGTGCGGCATGGCCAAGATGGATGACGACAAGAACGGAAGCGTTTCGAAGGCGGAATTCGAGAAGCACGGCCAGAAGAAGTTCGAAGACATCGACACCGACAAGAACGGTTCGATCAGCCAGGCTGAAATGGACGCTCACAAGAAGGCGCACGAAGGCAAGTGCGGCGAAGGCAAGTGCGGCGGCGACAAGAAGGGCGCCGAGGCCAAGTGCGGCGCCGACAAGAAGGGTGCGGAAGCCAAGTGCGGCGCGGACAAGAAGGGTGCCGAAGCCAAGTGTGGCGGCGACAAGAAGGGCGCAGAAGCCAAGTGCGGCGCCGAGAAGAAGGACCACTGAGGTAATCCATGAGCCCGCGCAATGTTCCCCATGGCGCGGGTCTCGGCTTTCGGCGGGCCCTTCTGGGCCCGCTTGCCGACGCCCCCGACGCGCCCATCGATTTCTTCGAGATCGCCCCGGAAAACTGGATCAATGTCGGCGGGCACCTGGGCCGCCAGCTGCGCCAGTACACCGAGCGGTATCCGTTCGTCTGCCACGGGCTTTCGCTCTCGCTCGGCGGGCCGGAACCGCTGGATGAAACCCTGCTACACAAGATCCGTCGCCTGCTCGACGACCATGGTGTCGCCATCTACAGCGAACATCTGTCCTACTGCTCCGACGACGGCCACCTGTATGACCTGATGCCGATCCCCTTCACGCGCGAAGCGGTGGACTGGGTCGCCGCACGCGTGCGTCGTGCACAGGACATCCTCGGCCGTCGCATCGCGATCGAGAACGTCTCGTACTACGCCGCGCCAGGCCGCGAAATGGACGAGGTGGATTTCGTCCGCGAAGTGCTGGAAGCGGCCGACTGCCTGCTGCTTCTGGACGTGAACAACATCCATGTCAACAGCGTCAATCATGGCTACGACGCCAACGCCTTTCTTGATGCCATGCCCGGCGATCGCATCGCCTATTACCACATCGCCGGTCACTACGACGAGGAACCCGGCCTGAAGGTCGATACCCACGGCAGCGACGTGATCGCGCCGGTGTGGCAGCTGCTGGAGCGTGCCTATCAGCGCTTCGGAGTTCGGCCGACCTTGCTCGAGCGCGACTTCAACATTCCACCGCTGGCAGACCTGGTCACCGAACTGGACCAGATTCGTCGGCTCCAATCCCCCTACGCGTCGCCGCGCGAAGTGATCCGCCATGCCGCCAGTCGCTGAAGCCGGCTACCTGCGCGCACTGCAGTTCCAGTTCGCCCGCGCAATCCGCGAACCGGAGTCCGCGCCGCTCCCGCCAGACGTACCGGCGCGCCGGATGGCGGTCTACCAGGAACTGTTTTTCAACAATGTGGACAGTTTGCTTTCGGCGAATTTCCCCGTCATCCGGACCTTGCATGACGATGCCGCGTGGAAATCGCTGGTGCGCTCGTTCCTGGCGACGCATCGCTGCCAGATTCCGCTTTTTCCCGAGTTCGGGCGCGAGTTCCTGAAGTACCTGGAAGATCGCCAGGCTGCGGGGAGCAATGACCCGCCCTTCCTGCTGGAACTGGCGCACTACGAATGGGCGGAGCTGGCCCTCTCCATCGACGAACACGCGATCGACGCGGTACCGCACGATGCCGGCGGTGACGTCACTCGCGGCATTCCCGTTGTCTCGCCGCTGGCATGGCTGCTGGCCTACCGTTTTCCGGTCCATCGGATCCGCCCGGAATTCCAGCCCGACGCCGCCCCCGCAGAGCCCACGCTGCTGCTCCTGATCCGTGGCCGTGACGACCGGGTCAGCTTCCTGGAAATCAACGCGATCACGGCTGCCCTGTTCGAGCGCCTGCAAGAAAACGCCCGCTGCACCGGTCTTGAAGTGCTCGACACGCTGCTGCACGAAGTGGCGCCCGGCGCGGCTGACGCATTGCGCCAGGGCGGAATCCAGATCCTGCACGATCTGGCCGCACGCCACGCCCTGCTCGGCACGCACTGCTGAGCCGGTGCGTGCGGTGCCGCCGCAGCACCCGCTCACAAAACCACAGATAAACAAGGGGAATGCCATGGCACTCTTTCCGGCGGCCATGATGGATGCCTGGGAATCGGTCAACAGCCGTCTGCGCGCGGCCGGCGAAGTCATACCGCGCCTGGTCATGCGGATCGTGATGGGCTGGGAATTCTTCGAGTCCGGCCTCGAGAAGTACAACGGCGAGAACTGGTTTGCCGACATCCAGGGGAAATTCCCGTTTCCCTTCAACGTGGTTCCGGCAGATCTGTCCTGGACCATGGCAACGTGGTTCGAACTGATCGGCGGTATCATGCTGTGGATCGGCCTGGGTACGCGTTTCTTCGCCTTCTCCCTGCTGTTCCTGACCTTCGTCGCGACGGCCGCCGTCCACTGGCCCGACATGTGGACGATGTGGAGCGACCTGTTGAACGGCTACGCCATCACGAACAAGGGCCAGGGCAACTTCAAGCTGCCGCTCCTGTTCGTTGTCATGCTGCTGCCCTTGATCTTCAACGGCCCGGGCAAGCTCAGCCTGGATCACCTCATCGCGCGCCTTGCCGGCGCGTCGACCCAGCCCGCACCGGTCAGCGACGCGTGGACCTGGTCCCTGACCGCGGCCATCCTCGGCCTTCCGTTCCTGATGCTGATTCCGTCCGTCGGATTTGTCCTGCTGGGCATCGCACTGACGCTGGCCGCAGCGCGGTTCCTGCGCCTGTGACGCGGCGACCGGCCGCCAGCACCGGCGAGCGGCGCCGGGCCGGAGGCCGATCGCGCTTTTTGCAATGCTTTGGCCGTCGCGGCGCATCCGGTATGCTGCCGCCATGTCCGATCCCGCACACCCCAGCCCCAACTACGCGCAACGATTCCGTGGCTTCCTGCCCGTCGTCGTCGATGTCGAAACCGGCGGTTTCGACTGTGAACGCGATGCCTTGCTCGAGATCGCCGCCGTGGTCATCCGGATGGATGCCGACGGCTGGCTGCATCCGGAACCCGTCGTATCCACGCATGTCGTGCCTTTCCCCGGTGCCAACATCGATCCGCGTGCGCTGGAAATCACCGGCATCGATCCCACGCACCCGTTCCGCGCCGCCCTCGATGAGAAGGAAGCGCTTGACCACATCTTCCGTCCGATACGCAGGGCGATGCGCGACGCCGATTGCCAGCGCGCCATCCTGGTGGGACACAATGCCTCGTTCGACCTCAACTTTCTGAACGCGGCGATCCGGCGTACCGGACACAAGCGCAGCCCATTCCATCTGTTCAGCTGCTTTGACACGGCCACCCTCGCGGGCCTGGCGTTCGGCCAGACAGTGCTGAGCAAGGCCGTCGTCGCCGCCGGTTTCGAATGGAATGCCAACGAAGCCCATTCGGCCGTGTATGACACCGAACAGACGGCGCGCCTCTTCTGCACGATCGTCAATCGCTGGAAGTCCATGGAAGACGCCTGGCGGGCCAGTACCAGCGCGGCGGCTTGAATTTTTCCCCGCCGCCCGCAGTCCTTCACCGCCACCGTCTTTGTCCGCCCATGCCGATCTACGAATACATCGCCGTCGCCGAAAGTTGCAGTCATTGCTGCGACGGATTTGACCAGCTGCAGAAGCTGTCCGATCCGCAACTGTCCCAATGCCCCCGCTGTGGCAAGGCGGTGCAGCGCAAGATCTCGGCACCCAGCGTCGCCATCGGCGGAACCCATCTCACCCGCGAAAGCCACATCGAAAAACACGGCTTCACGCAGTACCGGAAGGCCGGCGGCGGCGTCTACGAGAAAACCGCCGGCAAGGGGCCGGACTACATCAGCGGCGATTGACCGCGCCATCTTTGCAAGCCGACGACCGATCGGCATACGCCGCCAGACGGTCAACTTTGGTGCCGTATGGCCGAACTGCGGCGTGAAACGCAGTTAGCAGCGAGCCCGATCCGCTAGCCTCCGCAGCCGTGCGTCGGGCCACGCACGAGTCAGCTGTCTTTGCGCCCCGGCGCAGGCAACTCCTCTCAAGCCATCGGAAATTTTTTCAATGCGTCTGCGCCCGAGCCGACGCGTCTTCGACGCGTCTTTGATGTTTGCCGCCACGCTCCTCGTGGCACTCCCTGCCCTTGCGTCCGAACCCCTGGTTCCCGATTCGCCCCTCCTCCTGGACCGCGAGGAAGGCGAAGAGTGGGCCATCGAACGCCGTCGCGAATGGTTCCGCGAACGCCGCGGCCTGGACCGGATGTCCAACGCCGGCGCCCTGCGCGCCCAGGCCGTCGACGAGCAGCGCCTGATCATGGCCGAGCAGGAATCGGCTGCCGTTCCGCCGTTGCTGCGCGCCAACGTGACCGAAATCTGGACAGCGCTGGGCCCCGGCCCGTCGACCATGCTCGACTGGACCATGGGCAAAGTCTCCGGCCGCGTCACGACACTCGCGGTGCATCCGACCGACGAGAACCGCCTGTTCCTCGGCACGGCCGCGGGCGGACTGTGGAGAACCACCGACGGCGGCCAGAACTGGCAGTCGGTGTCGGACAACTTCGGCACCCAGAGCATTGGCAGCGTAATGATCGACCGGGCCAACCCCAACCGCGTGTGGGTCGGCACGGGCGATCCTGACGCCGGCGGCTGCTCCGATTACTTCGGCCTGGGCCTGTTTCTCAGTGAAAACGCCGGCAGCAGTTTCGCGCCACGCAACGGCAGCGGCGCGAGCACCCTGCAGCTGTCGTTCATCGCCTCGCTCGCGCGCCATCCGACCGACGGCAACCTGCTGCTGGCCGGTGGCCGCGGCCTGTGCAACGCCGACGGCAGCCAGGGCGCAGGCGGCGTCTTCCGCAGTACCGACGGCGGCCAGACCTGGAACCGCGTCCTGACCGGCAATGACGTGCAGGACATCGCCTTCGATACCACCGGCAACGGCAACACCGTATACGCAGCGGTGAACGACGACGGTATCTACAAATCCACCGATGGCGGCGCGACCTGGACACGCCGCAGCAGCGGACTGCCGGGCGGCGACGAAGCGGGCGTGGTGCGCCTGTCGCTGATGGATAGTTCTCCCTGGATCATGTACGCACTGGCTGGTGTGGCTGGCGGCAACGGCGCGGTCGGCCTGTATCGCTCGTCGAACGCGGCCGACAGCTGGACCCTGCTCAACGACGATGTCTGCGAAGGCCAGTGCTGGTACAACCTCGACGTCGATGCCCATCCGGCAGACTGGACGCGCGCGCTGATCGGCAGCATCCGCGCCGCCGAGACGAAAAACAGCGGCAGCACGGTGACGATGCTGACCAACTCCTGGGGCGGTTCGCAGCAGGTCCACCAGGACACCCACGTCGTCCTCTACTCGCGCCAGCAGCCCGACCGCTTCTGGATCGGTAGCGACGGCGGGCTGTGGCGCACGGACAACGGCGGCGCCAGTTTCGTGAACCTGAACAACGGGCTGCAGGCCACCCAGTTCTACGATATCGCCATCGAACCGCGCAATCCGAACCGGGTCTACGGCGGCGCCCAGGACAACTCTTCCCAGGTGCGCAAGAACAGCAACGAATGGAATGTCACTTCGGTGACCGGCGACGGTTTCACCAACGTGGTGGATCCGGGCAATCCGAACATCGTGTTCCAGACCAGCTATCCGAGCAACGGCGGACCGACGGTGCTACGCTCCTCGCAGCGCGGTGAGCCCGGCACGAATGCCTGGCTGCCCAAGACGGGGTTCGGCTCGGGCGAGAACAATCCCTGGGTGACGCCGATGGCGATCACGCGCGGAACGGTCTTCCTCGGCAGCAACTACCTGTATCGCGCCGACACCGCGCAGTCGAGCGGTTCGTTCACCTGGACCAAGATCTCCGGCGATCTCACAGGCGACGGCTGGTCGGCCATCAGCAGCATCGCCCTGTCCGCCGCCAACCGCAGCGGCGTGGTCGCTGGCATGGTCGGTACGGCCAATGGCCGCCTGTTCCGCAGCAGCGACGTCCTGCGCGCAAGCCCCAGCTGGTCGGAAGTGAGCGCGAACTATCCCGGGCAGGCCGTAAATGACCTGGAGATCGATCCGACCAATGACCAGCGCGCCTACGTGGTCAGCAGCAACTTCACTGGCACGAAGCTCTACCGCACCGAAAATGCCGGCGGCAGCTGGCAGGCCATCGGTACGGGGCTGCCCGGCGTACCGGCCAATTCCGTGGCGATCGATCCGATCAAGCCGTCGCGTATTTTCGTGGGTACGGATATCGGCGTTTACCAGAGCAATGACAGCGGCGCGAATTTCACGCCGTTCAACAGCGGGCTGCCGACCGGCATGGTGATTCTCGACCTGGAGATCTCACGGCAGCCGCACGTGCTGGTCGCCGGCACCTACTCCCGCGGTGCCTGGCGCACGCCCCTGTCTGACGACGTGATCTTCGCCAACGACCTGGAAATCGTGCTGCCCTGATGGGCGAAGCCCCCTCGCATCGAGGGGGCCTTCATCTGCGGCGGCGTATCGCGGAATTACTTCGCGAACGCCTCGCTGAAGTGCTGACGCATCAGCGCGTAGCTGCGATTGGCGGCGCGCTCGTTGTACAGGCAACCGGGCACCTCGCCCTTCGCATCGGCCTCGGCGAAACAGTGCACCGCGCCGCCGAAATTGACGAACTGCCAGTCGGCACCACCGTCCCTCATTTCCTTCTCGAACGCTGCGATCTGTTCGGCCGGGACGTACGTATCGTCGGCACCGTTCATCGCCAGTACCTTGGCCTTGATGTTCTTGGCCATGGTCGCGTCGTCCGTGGCCAGGTTCCCGTGGAAAGACACCACCGCGGCGACGTCGGCGCCGCTGCGTGCGAGGTCCAGCACGGTCGCACCGCCGAAACAGAACCCGATCGCGCCGAAGTGAGTGCCATCCAGCGGCGCTTTCTCCGCGTTGTTCTTGAGCGTGGCGAGCGCGGCGTTGATCCGCTTGCGCAGCACGCTGCGGTCGCTGTACATGGACTTGGACGCCTTGCCCGCTTCTTCCGGATTCTTCGGCCGCAGGTCGGCGCCGTATACGTCGGCGATAAGGATCACGTAGTCCTTGCCGGCGATACGCTTGGCTTTTTCCACTTGTCCATCATTGACACCCATCCAGTTGGGCGCCATCACGATGCCAGGACGCTTCGCGCCCGCATCATCGTAGACCAGCACGCTGGCCATTTTCTTGCCGTCGACAGCGTATTCGACTGTTTTGGTCACCATCGCTGCCCAAGTGCCGCCGGATGCCATCATGCTGACCAGCGCCATGCCCAGGATTGCCTGTCTCATCGCGATTCTCCGTGGTGGAAGAAGCCGGAACTGCCGGAGCGGGATGATAGGACATGCAGCGTGCAGCCGGCATCACGCTTCCGCCGGCAGCCGGCGGGACGTTCGCTCAGGCGACGCCAATCCCTTCGATGCTGGCGATAGCCTGCGGGTCGAAGCCGGCCAGCTGGGCGAAGGCACGGCCGCGATCGGCGTAATCCTGGAACTGGTCGAAACTCGGCGCCCCCGGGGACAGCAGGATCACCCCGCCCGCTGGCGTCAGCTGGCGGGCCAGCGCAACAGCGTCAGCAAGACCCGTACGGCGCTCCAGCTGGTACTGCGGCGACGCTTCTGCCAGGAGGGCAGCGATGCGCTGCCCGTTGGCACCCAGGGCAACCACCGCGTGCGGCGGATGCTCACTGACATGTCGCCGGAATTCGCTCCAGTCGACCCCTCGGTCATGTCCGCCCACAAGCACCGTGACGGCCCTGCCGCCCAGGCTGCGCAGCGCCTCGATCGTCGCGTGCGGCGTCGTGGAGATGCTGTCGTTGATCCAGGTGACGCCATCGAGTTCGCCCAGCTGCTGCAATCGATGGGGTAGCGGCTGGAAACTCGCGGCATGGGGCAGCGCCATGTAAGGATTCAGGCCGAAGGCCTCGATGGCAGTCAGCGCGGCGCAGAGGTTGAGCGCATTGTGCTCGCCCGGCAAACGCAGCTGGCGGATATCCAGGGCCTGCTGGCTGCCACGCCAGATCCAGCCGTCGGCGACGTGCCAGCCATCCACCGTACCGAAAAGGCGGCGCGCGGGATGGGTGGTTGTCCGGTCGAGCAGCTCCGGCTGCATACCGTTGGCCACCAGTGTGCGGGCGACGCCCGCGAGCACGAGCTTGTCCGCGACATAGCGTTCGCGGGTGCCGTGCCAGTCCAGGTGTTCTTCGAAGATGTTGTTGATCAGCCCCACATCGACCGGCGCGGCCTCGCCAGTCTGGAAGCTGGACAATTCGATCACCCAGCCGTCGATCGCCAGGTCCGTGTCCAGCAATTCCAGCAACGGCAGGCCGATGTTGCCGGCCAATGCCACGCGCATTCCGCTGTGGCGCAGCAGATGGGCCACGAGCGCGCTGGTGGTGCTCTTGCCCTTGGTGCCCGTCACCGCGATGACGCGCGCGTCCGGGTTCTCGGCGAACCACAGGGCCGTGCCCGAGGTGAAGCGGACCCCCGCCGCGCGGGCATCGACCACGGCCGGCAGATACGCGCTGATGCCGGGCGACTTGACCACGACGTCAAAGGTCCACAGCAGGCCACCGTAGGGTTCGGTGGTTTCGTAGT
This genomic stretch from Tahibacter amnicola harbors:
- the murD gene encoding UDP-N-acetylmuramoyl-L-alanine--D-glutamate ligase codes for the protein MRLADLAGKRVAVWGYGREGRAALAAIRRRLPEQRVTLLCSPHEAEQARPFLGDGVDYETTEPYGGLLWTFDVVVKSPGISAYLPAVVDARAAGVRFTSGTALWFAENPDARVIAVTGTKGKSTTSALVAHLLRHSGMRVALAGNIGLPLLELLDTDLAIDGWVIELSSFQTGEAAPVDVGLINNIFEEHLDWHGTRERYVADKLVLAGVARTLVANGMQPELLDRTTTHPARRLFGTVDGWHVADGWIWRGSQQALDIRQLRLPGEHNALNLCAALTAIEAFGLNPYMALPHAASFQPLPHRLQQLGELDGVTWINDSISTTPHATIEALRSLGGRAVTVLVGGHDRGVDWSEFRRHVSEHPPHAVVALGANGQRIAALLAEASPQYQLERRTGLADAVALARQLTPAGGVILLSPGAPSFDQFQDYADRGRAFAQLAGFDPQAIASIEGIGVA
- a CDS encoding DUF692 domain-containing protein is translated as MSPRNVPHGAGLGFRRALLGPLADAPDAPIDFFEIAPENWINVGGHLGRQLRQYTERYPFVCHGLSLSLGGPEPLDETLLHKIRRLLDDHGVAIYSEHLSYCSDDGHLYDLMPIPFTREAVDWVAARVRRAQDILGRRIAIENVSYYAAPGREMDEVDFVREVLEAADCLLLLDVNNIHVNSVNHGYDANAFLDAMPGDRIAYYHIAGHYDEEPGLKVDTHGSDVIAPVWQLLERAYQRFGVRPTLLERDFNIPPLADLVTELDQIRRLQSPYASPREVIRHAASR
- a CDS encoding FmdB family zinc ribbon protein, which encodes MPIYEYIAVAESCSHCCDGFDQLQKLSDPQLSQCPRCGKAVQRKISAPSVAIGGTHLTRESHIEKHGFTQYRKAGGGVYEKTAGKGPDYISGD
- a CDS encoding DoxX family protein produces the protein MALFPAAMMDAWESVNSRLRAAGEVIPRLVMRIVMGWEFFESGLEKYNGENWFADIQGKFPFPFNVVPADLSWTMATWFELIGGIMLWIGLGTRFFAFSLLFLTFVATAAVHWPDMWTMWSDLLNGYAITNKGQGNFKLPLLFVVMLLPLIFNGPGKLSLDHLIARLAGASTQPAPVSDAWTWSLTAAILGLPFLMLIPSVGFVLLGIALTLAAARFLRL
- a CDS encoding VPS10 domain-containing protein, translated to MRLRPSRRVFDASLMFAATLLVALPALASEPLVPDSPLLLDREEGEEWAIERRREWFRERRGLDRMSNAGALRAQAVDEQRLIMAEQESAAVPPLLRANVTEIWTALGPGPSTMLDWTMGKVSGRVTTLAVHPTDENRLFLGTAAGGLWRTTDGGQNWQSVSDNFGTQSIGSVMIDRANPNRVWVGTGDPDAGGCSDYFGLGLFLSENAGSSFAPRNGSGASTLQLSFIASLARHPTDGNLLLAGGRGLCNADGSQGAGGVFRSTDGGQTWNRVLTGNDVQDIAFDTTGNGNTVYAAVNDDGIYKSTDGGATWTRRSSGLPGGDEAGVVRLSLMDSSPWIMYALAGVAGGNGAVGLYRSSNAADSWTLLNDDVCEGQCWYNLDVDAHPADWTRALIGSIRAAETKNSGSTVTMLTNSWGGSQQVHQDTHVVLYSRQQPDRFWIGSDGGLWRTDNGGASFVNLNNGLQATQFYDIAIEPRNPNRVYGGAQDNSSQVRKNSNEWNVTSVTGDGFTNVVDPGNPNIVFQTSYPSNGGPTVLRSSQRGEPGTNAWLPKTGFGSGENNPWVTPMAITRGTVFLGSNYLYRADTAQSSGSFTWTKISGDLTGDGWSAISSIALSAANRSGVVAGMVGTANGRLFRSSDVLRASPSWSEVSANYPGQAVNDLEIDPTNDQRAYVVSSNFTGTKLYRTENAGGSWQAIGTGLPGVPANSVAIDPIKPSRIFVGTDIGVYQSNDSGANFTPFNSGLPTGMVILDLEISRQPHVLVAGTYSRGAWRTPLSDDVIFANDLEIVLP
- a CDS encoding DNA-binding domain-containing protein gives rise to the protein MPPVAEAGYLRALQFQFARAIREPESAPLPPDVPARRMAVYQELFFNNVDSLLSANFPVIRTLHDDAAWKSLVRSFLATHRCQIPLFPEFGREFLKYLEDRQAAGSNDPPFLLELAHYEWAELALSIDEHAIDAVPHDAGGDVTRGIPVVSPLAWLLAYRFPVHRIRPEFQPDAAPAEPTLLLLIRGRDDRVSFLEINAITAALFERLQENARCTGLEVLDTLLHEVAPGAADALRQGGIQILHDLAARHALLGTHC
- a CDS encoding dienelactone hydrolase family protein, which encodes MRQAILGMALVSMMASGGTWAAMVTKTVEYAVDGKKMASVLVYDDAGAKRPGIVMAPNWMGVNDGQVEKAKRIAGKDYVILIADVYGADLRPKNPEEAGKASKSMYSDRSVLRKRINAALATLKNNAEKAPLDGTHFGAIGFCFGGATVLDLARSGADVAAVVSFHGNLATDDATMAKNIKAKVLAMNGADDTYVPAEQIAAFEKEMRDGGADWQFVNFGGAVHCFAEADAKGEVPGCLYNERAANRSYALMRQHFSEAFAK
- the rnt gene encoding ribonuclease T — protein: MSDPAHPSPNYAQRFRGFLPVVVDVETGGFDCERDALLEIAAVVIRMDADGWLHPEPVVSTHVVPFPGANIDPRALEITGIDPTHPFRAALDEKEALDHIFRPIRRAMRDADCQRAILVGHNASFDLNFLNAAIRRTGHKRSPFHLFSCFDTATLAGLAFGQTVLSKAVVAAGFEWNANEAHSAVYDTEQTARLFCTIVNRWKSMEDAWRASTSAAA